One stretch of Gouania willdenowi chromosome 16, fGouWil2.1, whole genome shotgun sequence DNA includes these proteins:
- the LOC114477412 gene encoding proline-rich transmembrane protein 1-like: MDPTKSVATAPPGPETWSNEKNPGGQSAPPPYQDNPYPGQPQPGPGYPPQGYGYPQQYGAGAYLQQPHPGGVQPYPGGPQPYGAAVTVQPTVYVTQGPLANPVNDYLGYSIFTMLCCCLPLGIAALVYSISAREANNMGNQAAAERSSRTARTLNHVALGIGIGFIILWIVYTAVAVSFAS, encoded by the exons ATGGACCCCACTAAGTCTGTAGCTACCGCCCCACCAGGACCAGAAACATGGAGCAACGAGAAGAACCCTGGGGGGCAGTCGGCCCCTCCGCCCTATCAGGACAACCCTTACCCAGGACAACCTCAGCCCGGGCCCGGGTACCCTCCGCAG GGCTATGGATACCCACAGCAGTATGGAGCAGGAGCGTACCTACAGCAGCCTCACCCTGGGGGAGTTCAGCCTTACCCTGGGGGACCTCAGCCCTACGGTGCAGCAGTCACTGTCCAGCCAACTGTGTACGTGACTCAAGGCCCGCTGGCTAACCCTGTCAATGACTACTTGGGCTACTCCATCTTCACTATGCTCTGTTGCTGTCTGCCACTGGGAATCGCTGCCCTCGTCTACTCCATCTCa GCTCGTGAGGCCAACAACATGGGGAACCAGGCGGCAGCAGAGCGCAGCAGCAGGACGGCCAGGACTCTAAACCACGTGGCTCTGGGGATTGGGATCGGCTTCATCATCCTCTGGATCGTCTACACGGCCGTTGCCGTTTCATTCGCCAGCTAG